In the genome of Rhipicephalus microplus isolate Deutch F79 unplaced genomic scaffold, USDA_Rmic scaffold_21, whole genome shotgun sequence, one region contains:
- the LOC119175415 gene encoding uncharacterized protein LOC119175415, producing the protein MASTMPHVSSADQAGMSSSLFYGLPRTRRQHFLGNDNLLRHIDCNQSDISDDSSDEEVEVPTVDRNSDEESSSTESEDEVTAPTTGLKVTYEEALYVEENIILAASKLLQK; encoded by the exons ATGGCCTCTACCATGCCGCACGTGAGCTCCGCTGACCAG GCTGGTATGTCGTCGTCTTTGTTCTATGGATTGCCCAGGACCCGACGACAGCATTTTCTTGGAAATGACAACTTGCTTCGCCACATTGACTGCAACCAGAGTGACATATCTGATGACAGCAGTGATGAGGAAGTGGAAGTGCCAACTGTTGATAGAAACTCTGATGAAGAAAGTAGTTCGACGGAGTCCGAGGATGAGGTCACGGCACCCACAACAGGCTTGAAAGTGACATACGAAGAAGCGCTATACGTGGAAGAAAACATCATTTTAGCCGCCAGTAAGTTGCTTCAAAAATGA